One window of the Coregonus clupeaformis isolate EN_2021a unplaced genomic scaffold, ASM2061545v1 scaf0009, whole genome shotgun sequence genome contains the following:
- the LOC121576065 gene encoding patatin-like phospholipase domain-containing protein 2, whose translation MFDLTKEWNLSFAGCGFLGIYHIGVASCLLEQAPYLIKGATKIYGASAGALTASVLASQASIAKCCEDVIETAKEARKSNLGPLHPSFNLVKVIRSGLERDLPADAHTLASGRLCVSLTRVSDGQNVIVSEFKSKEELIQALLCSCFIPIYCGLIPPSFQGVRYVDGGISDNLPQSELKNTISISPFSGESDISPRDTSFNFHELRFTNTSIQINLGNMYRLSNALFPPEPKVMAEICQSGYKDALRFLEENHLLKLECPTVGPNPSEAIHTCCCKPIATETTKDWLLRRLRLLRKRHWWLDEQIVDNLPIQIKKVFCEACQQKPGLYAKVSEMLPVRVASYMLLPCTLPVVSAYSVGKRFVEWIPEVPADMRWLAGVAGDVAGSVYRQAWRGAPADITSDGSLRNCLSLPPPLDSDRHRERNGHLAGFALSALDLQSQYWNIPTPPSSHCPTSPLMPSPSPRQICFFVGSQDETD comes from the exons ATGTTCGACCTAACGAAGGAATGGAATCTGTCGTTTGCTGGCTGCGGGTTCCTGGGGATCTATCACATCGGAGTGGCCAGCTGCCTGTTGGAACAAGCGCCCTACCTCATCAAAGGTGCCACCAAGATTTACGGGGCTTCGGCCGGTGCCCTAACCGCCTCGGTGCTCGCCAGCCAGGCATCCATAG cTAAGTGCTGTGAGGATGTGATCGAGACAGCCAAGGAGGCCCGGAAGAGTAACCTGggtcccctccacccctccttcaACCTGGTCAAGGTCATCAGGTCAGGCCTGGAGCGCGACCTGCCCGCCGACGCTCACACACTTGCCTCCGGGAGGCTGTGTGTGTCACTCACTCGCGTGTCTGATGGACAAAACGTCATCGTGTCCGAGTTCAAGTCCAAGGAGGAGCTCATCCAG GCGCTACTGTGTAGCTGTTTCATCCCCATATACTGTGGCCTGATCCCCCCATCCTTCCAAGGAGTG CGTTACGTGGATGGGGGGATCAGTGACAACCTTCCTCAGTCggagctgaagaacaccatcagCATTTCTCCGTTCTCGGGCGAGAGCGACATCAGTCCCCGGGACACCTCCTTCAACTTCCACGAGCTGCGATTCACCAACACCTCCATCCAGATTAACCTGGGCAATATGTACCGCCTCAGCAATGCCCTGTTCCCCCCAGAACCCAAG GTCATGGCAGAGATATGTCAGAGTGGCTACAAGGACGCCCTTCGCTTTCTTGAGGAGAACC ATCTGCTGAAGCTGGAGTGTCCGACTGTCGGCCCCAACCCATCAGAAGCCATACACACCTGCTGCTGCAAGCCCATCGCCACGGAAACCACTAAGGACTGGCTGCTCCGGCGGCTCCGCCTCCTGAGGAAGCGGCACTGGTGGCTGGACGAGCAGATTGTTGACAACCTGCCTATCCAAATCAAAAAAG TGTTCTGTGAGGCGTGCCAGCAGAAGCCTGGTCTGTATGCTAAGGTGTCCGAGATGCTGCCGGTCAGAGTGGCCTCCTACATGCTCCTGCCCTGCACACTACCTGTGGTGTCAGCCTACTCAGTGGGCAAGAG GTTTGTGGAGTGGATCCCAGAGGTGCCTGCAGACATGCGTTGGCTAGCTGGGGTGGCTGGGGATGTGGCTGGGAGCGTGTACAGACAGGCCTGGAGAGGAGCACCAGCAGACATAACCAG TGATGGTTCCCTGAGGAATTGCCTGAGTTTGCCTCCACCCCTGGATAGtgacagacacagggagagaaaCGGTCACCTCGCCGGgttcgctctctctgctctcgaCCTCCAAAGCCAATACTGGAACATCCCGACCCCACCCTCTTCCCACTGCCCCACCAGCCCCCTCATGCCCAGCCCCTCCCCACGACAGATCTGCTTCTTTGTTGGCTCGCAGGacgagactgactga